A stretch of Rhododendron vialii isolate Sample 1 chromosome 4a, ASM3025357v1 DNA encodes these proteins:
- the LOC131322864 gene encoding uncharacterized protein LOC131322864, whose protein sequence is MSDQQKGLDKVIAEMVPEATHRTCARHLFNNFKKKHPGLLLKKYFWQAARAYNELEFGYAMESIKSISVEAHKWLSEVSTVWSMHAFKEAVKNDHITNNLAESFNHWVGPLRFKPVLTMLEGIRTKLMTRLQKRYEKGLHWTGTVGPHVRKRLQKAQVKGRNSTTLLSAGGDEYDVLEDGVSHHLHLNAHTCTCREQQIFGIPCRHAATALTHKRANLEDYCDMYFHKDYYLKAHGGIIHPVPDQTRWINAGGDIVEPPPLRRLPDRPRKSRRKAVDEPEAGTSQSKRSQTVKCSICLEFGHNKRSCQRAPVRRRIGSRIEATPTATEVMDYISYVHLVSLSKIMLFNCIIHVFVNQHPIHHRDCHKLKGVLLFPLWEFFRGAEAEAEEEEWS, encoded by the exons ATGTCAGACCAACAAAAG GGTTTGGACAAAGTCATAGCTGAAATGGTACCAGAGGCAACTCACAGAACCTGTGCTAGACATCTCTTCAATAACTTCAAGAAGAAGCACCCAGGTTTGCTCCTTAAAAAGTACTTTTGGCAGGCTGCTAGGGCATACAATGAGTTAGAATTTGGTTATGCCATGGAATCTATAAAGAGTATTTCAGTTGAGGCTCATAAATGGCTTTCAGAAGTGTCTACTGTCTGGTCTATGCATGCATTCAAAGAGGCTGTAAAAAATGACCACATTACAAACAACTTAGCTGAGTCATTTAACCATTGGGTTGGTCCCTTGAGGTTTAAACCAGTTTTAACCATGTTAGAGGGAATTCGTACAAAGTTAATGACTAGGCTGCAAAAAAGGTATGAGAAAGGACTGCATTGGACTGGGACAGTAGGACCCCATGTTAGGAAAAGGTTGCAGAAAGCGCAAGTGAAGGGGAGAAACTCTACTACACTTTTGTCTGCTGGTGGTGATGAGTATGATGTATTAGAGGATGGGGTTTCCCATCATTTGCACTTGAATGCACATACATGCACATGTAGGGAGCAGCAAATCTTTGGAATACCATGTAGGCATGCGGCTACAGCCTTAACCCATAAGAGAGCTAACCTGGAAGATTATTGTGACATGTACTTCCACAAAGATTATTACCTCAAAGCACATGGAGGTATAATTCATCCAGTTCCAGATCAAACTAGGTGGATTAATGCAGGTGGTGATATTGTGGAACCTCCACCTTTAAGGAGATTGCCCGATAGGCCAAGAAAGAGTAGGAGAAAGGCTGTTGATGAGCCAGAGGCAGGCACAAGTCAGTCTAAAAGGTCACAGACAGTCAAGTGTTCAATTTGTCTAGAGTTTGGTCATAATAAAAGGTCTTGCCAAAGAGCTCCAGTGAGAAGAAGGATTGGTTCCAGGATTGAAGCCACACCAACTGCAACTGAGGTGATGGATTATATTTCGTATGTTCATTTGGTTTcactttcaaaaattatgttatTTAATTGCATCATTCATGTCTTTGTGAACCAACACCCAATCCACCACAGGGATTGTCACAAGCTGAAGGGTGTACTCCTGTTTCCTCTGTGGGAGTTTTTCAG AGGGGCAGAGGCAGAGGCAGAGGAAGAGGAGTGGTCTTGA